In the Armatimonadota bacterium genome, GTCCGCAGCGCCTCCCGGGTCCGCAGCACCTCCAGCAGGCCCTCCTCCTCGATGTTCAGCTCGGCGGCCAGCTCGTCGAGGCTGGGGAACCGACCTTCCTCGCTGATGTAGCGTCCGATGGTGTCCTCGATGCGGGCGTTGACCTTCTGCAGCCACCGCGGCTTGCGGATCGTGTCACGCTGGTCGCGCAGGTAGTGGCGGATCTCGCCGCGGATCAGGTAGCTGGCGTACGTGGTGAACTTGGCCCCGCGGGTGGGATCGAAGGCCGCGATGGCGTTCAACAGCCCGAGGTAGCCGACCTGCACGATGTCCTCCGTGGGCACCCCGGAGAAGACGAACTCGGCGGCGATGCGCCGGACCAGCGGGGTGCAGGCCAGCACGACCCGCTCCCGGATGGCCGGGTCGCGGGTCCGTGCGTACTCCTGCATGAGCGCTTCCTCATCGTCGTGGGTGCGCTGCGCCTGGTGTCCGGCGCCCGTGCGGTTCGCGCGGTGTGGCCGCGCTTCGGGTGTCGCATTCTCTCCGCTGCGCCCGCGCATCGTGCGGCCTCCCCGTGGCCTCTGGCCTCGTGCGGCACCCGTCCCCGAAAAACAGCAGACCCTCTTGGGACTGCCCAAGAGGATCTACGGTGCATCCCTTCGGCAGCCCGGCCAACCCTCTAGGTCCCGTAGCTTTGCGCCCCCACCTTGCGGTGGGTTTGCCTTGTTCGGGGATCGGTATGCACTTGTGGCGGACGGTCGCTGCACGCAGTACAGTCCGCCCAGAACATTGCCGCAAGCTCTCGGTAAAGAACTTTGCCCAGAACTCCGGACGGCTAGACATGAGAGCGCAGCCTGCGGCGTCCGTCAGCGCCGCGGCGCGCCCGCCGGTGGCCGCGCCCGGACGACGTAGCGGAACGCGAGCCGGCGCGCCACGAGCACGTCGAGCACGGCGGCGAGCTGCGTGCCGGGCAGCCCGCTGGCCGCGGCGACCTCGGCCAGGGTGCGCCCGCCGTCCAGGTATGGCAGCACCGCGAGCGGGTCGATCCCGGCTGCGGCGACGATCTCGGCGCGCACGTCATCGGGCAGTGTGGCGTCGATACCGCGGGCGCGCAGGAAGCGCGCGTCCGGCGAGAAGCGACCGAACGTGGCCTCGCCGGGCGGCGCAGCGGGCGGCGGTGCCTCGGGCGCCACGGCGTCCGCAGACGGCGCGGCGGCGGCCGGCAGCACAGCGTCGTGCCCTGGCGCCGGTGGGTCCACGCTGGCGTGGCTTGGGACCTCCACGCCGGTCGCGCCGTCGGCCGGGGCGCCCGCGGGTACCGGGACCGGCGCGGCCTCTGGCGCGGGCGACGCGGCGGGCGTCTCCTGCCCCGGCGGGGGCGCCGGGGCACGCATGCGGCCCGCCAGGTGCACGATCCATCCTGCTGCGCGGTTGATCACAGCGTCCTCCGATGCGTCGGGGGCGGCGGGGTCGAAGGCGGTCACCGCGCCCTCGGCGATCACCAGGGCAGCGGGGTGCGCTCCGAGCACGAAGAGCACCGCGCTGCTCCCGTCGGCTTGCAGGCGCCGCACGAACCGCTCGAGGCGCACGAAATCGGTGTGCAGCGCGCCGCCGGCGAACTCCAGCTCCATGCACTGCGCCACCACGTCTTCGGGCAACGGTAGATGCGCCCGCGCCGCGCCCGGCGGCACGCTGGCCGCCGCCGAGCCGCCGGGCACGAGCTGCCAGCCCGCCGGCCCGAAGACGGCGCCGATGCCTGCTGCTGGAGTTTCGAATACCACCGCCAGGCCGCCCGGCCAGGTGTAGTGCGTGATACCCGCGCGACCGGTCACCGCCCCTCACCGGCGCCGCTGGTCTGCCGCAACGCGTGTTCCGCCGCCGCGATCTGGGCATCGACGAAGCCCCGTCCCACCACGGCGACGATCGACGCGCAGGCGGTCTCGACGATGCGCCGCCACGTCGCCTCGGGGAGCGGCGGCGCCACGACCCGGCCGTCTTCGACGCGGCCGCCGTGCGGTGCCAGCGCCCGCTCGAGCGAGGCCAAGAACCGGCTGGCGAGCTTGCGACCCCGCAGACGCGCCAGCCGCTCGACGAAGAGACTCAGGATCTCGGGCCAGGGATGGGGAGGAGGTTCCATCGTGACCGTCGTGCCGGCGGGGACCGCACGGTTGCCACCCTGCGGCGGCATCCCCCCAGGTGCCGTACCCGTGCGCGCTGCCGCGGCCACGCGCTGCGCGGCGTCGGGCGTCTCCTCGGCCGCACGGTCGCCGGTCGCCGCCGGCCCGGCTGGCAGCGGCGGCAGGCCGACGACCACCGACAGCGTCCCGCCGCGCGACGCCACCTGGCGCAGGAGATCGCGTCCCGCCGCAGCCGGCAGCACGGCTTCGGTCCCCGTCGCCTCGAAGAACCACGACTCCTGCGGCGCGCCGTCGTGGATCCACAGCACGGCGTCCGTCTCCGGGTCGGCGATCGAGACGCCACCTTCGAAGCCGCGGGCCACCAGGTGCGCGATGAGCGCGTCGAGATCGACGGCGTCGGCGGGCACGCCGGCGATCAGAGCCGGGCCCGTGCGCGCGGTCTCCAGCGCGGTGCGACGATTCACGGCCTGCCTTCCTGCGGGGGTGCGGTACGCGGACGCCGCACGATGCGGCGCGGGCTTCCACCCTAGCGCGAACCTAGCGCGAAGGCCCTCCGGCCACAAGCCGAAGGGCCCACCTGGCTCCTCTTCGGCAACCCGGCCGGCCGCACGGCACCCCGCGCGCCCCCGTCGGCTTTGCGCCCCCACCTCGCGATGGGTTTGCCCGTTCGGAGGTGACACGTACCGGCCCTCGCCGGCACGCGGATGTCCACTTCCCTGTGTACCCCGCGGCGGCTTCGCCTAGACCTCCGCCGACCTTCCACCAGGGCGTCGGCGAAGCTCGCCCCGGCGCGTCAGAGGGCGAGCAAGCGCCGGTAGAGGCTCGCGACGTTGAAGACGTACCAGCGGGTCTCGTCGTAGGGCGGAATGCCCTGGTAACGCTCGACCGCGCCGCGCCCCGCGTTGTACGCGGCAAGCGCCAGGTGCAGATTCTCCCACCCGAAGCGGTCGAGGTTGCCGCGCAGGTAGCGAATCGTCCCGTACAGGTTCTGCACGGGATCATCGGGGTCGACGCCGAGCGCCCGCGCCGTCTCGGGCATGAGCTGGCCCAGCCCGATGGCGCCGGCACGGGACCGCGCCCGCACCTGAAACCCCGACTCCACCGCCACCAGCGCCACCACCAGCCGCGGGTCGATGTTGAACACCCGGCTGTAGCCCAGCAGCGCCTCGCCGATGCGGCGCGCCTCCTCCAGCCCCAGACGGGGGTTGTAGTGGCGCGCGAACGCCTGGTACGTCGCGGCCTCGGTCACCCATCGGACGACGGGGCCGCGCATCGCTGCCTGCGGCAGCGGGCTGATGGCACGCAGGGCCTGCCGGGCCATGTCGTGGACCGCCGGGCTGGCGGGCAGCAGCAGTACCCGGCGGAACGCGATCTGGGCGACCTGGGGCCGACCGGCCTGCAGCTGCGCGTAGCCGAGCCACAGCAGCGCCGCTGCATCGCGCGGCTGCCGTCGCGTCACGTAGTCGAACGCCTGGACTGCCCCCTGCATGTCGCCCCGATGGTACCGGATCGCGCCAAGCCACAACCACCCGTGCGGGTCCGCGGGCCGCGCCCGCAGTGCGCGGGTCACCGCACCCTCGGCGGCATCCAGACGGCCCGCGCGAAACAGGCGCGCGCCCTCCTGCAGCGCAGCAACGTGCGCTGTCGGCGCGGGTCGTCCGGCGACGGGGTCGAGGCCGGCGGCACGCGCCGGGGTCACCAGCCCGACGAGGACGACCAGCGCGAGGACCCCCGCGCCCGGTGTCCCGCGGAGCGTCATGCCAGCTGCTCCGTGATCTCGGCCTTGCGCCGGCGGATCTGCAACCGTGCGCGCGCGACGTTGCCGCCCGCGTCCAGCACCGTGGCGAGGTAGTGCTGCTGCCCCATGGCCACCACGAGCACCGACAGGCTGTCGGTGGTGAGCGTGATGAAGTCGAGTTCGCCGCCGTCCAGCTTGCGGATGCAGTAGGCCCCCACCTTCACCAGCGCCGCCAGGTCCGCGCTGACCCGCGTCAGGTCGGCGGCGCCGCCCTTGGTCACCGCCTCGACGACGTCGCCGTCCATGCTGAGCACTGCGGCTGCTCGCGTATCGTCGCCGACCAGCTCCTGCAGGATCCCGCGCAGCCTCGTGCCCATGGTCCGACGTAAAAATTTACTATTCGCCGCCCTGTTCGCCGCCACCTGCGTGCTTCCTGCTCCGGAGAGGAGTCGTGCGTCCCTGGCACGTAGTACGCGGCAGGAGACCTCGATGGCGGCTGCCGTCCTCGAACGCGTTCAGATCCACCGCCGGGAACTGGCGGCCCGCTGGGCGCAGCGGATCGCGGCCACGCCGGGCCTCGCTGCCTGGTGGCACGATCCTGAACGGCTCCAACGGCTGACCCTGGCAGGCATCGACGCGCTCTGCCAGGCGCTGATCGCCACCCGCCCCCAGCCGTTCGCCGAGTTCGCCGCCCGTCTGAGCCAGGAAGCCTTCGCCTTCGGGGTGCCGCTGCACGACGTCGTTCGGGTCGTGCTGGAGGTCAGGCCGGTGGTGCTGGCGTTCCTCGCCGAGGCACCCGCCGCGCCCGGCCCCGACCTGGAGATCCACCGGCAGCT is a window encoding:
- a CDS encoding sigma-70 family RNA polymerase sigma factor, whose product is MQEYARTRDPAIRERVVLACTPLVRRIAAEFVFSGVPTEDIVQVGYLGLLNAIAAFDPTRGAKFTTYASYLIRGEIRHYLRDQRDTIRKPRWLQKVNARIEDTIGRYISEEGRFPSLDELAAELNIEEEGLLEVLRTREALRTIALEADEESGELRVDRERIRHRTHVSFQLPIEDRVLLLEAMESLNSLQKKVLYYLFFTDLTQTEAAKRIGISQKHVSRVLASALAKLRGVMGMASSEVI
- a CDS encoding transglycosylase SLT domain-containing protein; translation: MTLRGTPGAGVLALVVLVGLVTPARAAGLDPVAGRPAPTAHVAALQEGARLFRAGRLDAAEGAVTRALRARPADPHGWLWLGAIRYHRGDMQGAVQAFDYVTRRQPRDAAALLWLGYAQLQAGRPQVAQIAFRRVLLLPASPAVHDMARQALRAISPLPQAAMRGPVVRWVTEAATYQAFARHYNPRLGLEEARRIGEALLGYSRVFNIDPRLVVALVAVESGFQVRARSRAGAIGLGQLMPETARALGVDPDDPVQNLYGTIRYLRGNLDRFGWENLHLALAAYNAGRGAVERYQGIPPYDETRWYVFNVASLYRRLLAL
- a CDS encoding roadblock/LC7 domain-containing protein yields the protein MGTRLRGILQELVGDDTRAAAVLSMDGDVVEAVTKGGAADLTRVSADLAALVKVGAYCIRKLDGGELDFITLTTDSLSVLVVAMGQQHYLATVLDAGGNVARARLQIRRRKAEITEQLA